A section of the Flavobacterium sp. CG_23.5 genome encodes:
- a CDS encoding TIGR00266 family protein translates to MQAHEIDYHIYGDEMQYVEIELDPQEIVIAEAGSFMMMDNNIQMETIFGDGSGQENGLFGKLLSAGKRVLTGESLFMTAFINQNNTKSKVSFAAPYPGKIIPIDLTQFGGKFICQKDSFLCAAKGVSVGIEFSKKLGRGLFGGEGFIMQKIEGDGMAFVHTGGTLAKKELAAGEILKVDTGCIVGFTKDVDYDIEFIGGIKNSIFGGEGLFYASLRGPGTVYVQSLPFSRLADTIIASAPKAGGSSRDEGSLLGGLGSLLDGDRRF, encoded by the coding sequence ATGCAAGCACACGAAATAGATTACCACATATATGGCGATGAAATGCAATATGTAGAGATAGAATTGGATCCACAGGAAATCGTTATTGCCGAAGCGGGCAGTTTTATGATGATGGATAACAATATCCAAATGGAAACCATTTTTGGAGACGGATCCGGACAGGAAAACGGATTGTTTGGCAAACTTTTAAGTGCCGGGAAAAGGGTTCTGACAGGAGAAAGCCTTTTCATGACCGCATTTATCAATCAAAACAATACCAAAAGTAAAGTTTCATTTGCCGCTCCGTATCCCGGAAAAATTATCCCAATTGACTTAACCCAATTTGGCGGAAAATTCATTTGCCAGAAAGATTCTTTCCTTTGTGCTGCGAAAGGCGTTTCCGTTGGAATCGAATTTTCTAAAAAACTCGGTCGCGGTCTTTTTGGTGGCGAAGGTTTTATCATGCAAAAAATAGAAGGAGATGGAATGGCGTTTGTACATACGGGAGGAACATTAGCCAAAAAAGAATTAGCCGCTGGCGAAATCTTAAAAGTAGACACTGGTTGTATTGTTGGTTTCACCAAAGATGTCGATTATGATATTGAGTTTATCGGCGGCATCAAGAATTCTATTTTTGGCGGCGAAGGATTATTTTATGCCTCACTTCGCGGCCCCGGAACGGTTTATGTACAATCCTTACCTTTCAGCCGCCTCGCGGACACAATTATTGCTTCTGCGCCAAAAGCAGGCGGAAGCAGTCGAGACGAAGGTAGTTTATTAGGCGGATTAGGAAGTTTGCTCGATGGAGATAGAAGATTTTAA